A DNA window from Drosophila biarmipes strain raj3 chromosome 2R, RU_DBia_V1.1, whole genome shotgun sequence contains the following coding sequences:
- the LOC108035409 gene encoding uncharacterized protein LOC108035409, with product MDISLLGLYLLFVSVLFLLLVPTAESTILLWACLYRLEICPFRTTTTGSG from the coding sequence atggATATCTCACTACTAGGTCTCTACCTGCTTTTTGTCTCCGTTCTATTCCTCTTATTGGTGCCCACGGCTGAGTCTACCATTCTTCTGTGGGCCTGTCTATATCGGCTGGAAATCTGTCCCTTTAGGACCACCACAACAGGCTCTGGCTAA